A genomic region of Zea mays cultivar B73 chromosome 6, Zm-B73-REFERENCE-NAM-5.0, whole genome shotgun sequence contains the following coding sequences:
- the LOC103630735 gene encoding WUSCHEL-related homeobox 12 isoform 1 (isoform 1 is encoded by transcript variant 1): MASSNRHWPSMYRSSLACNFQQPQPQPDMNNGGKSSLMSSRCEENGGRNPEPRPRWNPRPEQIRILEGIFNSGMVNPPRDEIRRIRLQLQEYGPVGDANVFYWFQNRKSRTKHKLRAAGQLQPSGSGRSALQARACAPAPVTPPRNLQLAAAAPVAPPTSSSSSSSDRSSGSSSSKSVTVTPTTAVALASPAGAAPAAVFRQQGVMPTTAMDLLTPLPSSSAALAARQLYYQYHSQIMAPAAPPMPDTVIASPEQFLPQWQQGGQQHYYLPATELGGVLDGHSHHTHEPPAAIHRPVSLSPSVLFGLCNEALRQDYCADISVVPTKGLGHGHQFWNSTTCGSDMGNSNSKIDAVSAVIRDDEKSRLGLLHYYGLAGATTTAAAAVAPAPLAADAAAGTATLLPSSAASDQLQGLLDAAGLLMGETPPTPTATVVAVARDAVTCAATATAQFSVPASMRLDVRLAFGEAALLARHTGEAVPVDESGVTVEPLQQDTLYYVLMQATNN; the protein is encoded by the exons ATGGCGTCCTCGAACAGGCACTGGCCGAGCATGTACAGGTCCAGTCTCGCCTGCAACTTCCagcagccgcagccgcagcctgaCATGAACAACGGCGGCAAGTCCTCACTCATGTCCTCAA GGTGCGAGGAGAACGGCGGAAGGAACCCGGAGCCGAGGCCGCGGTGGAACCCGCGGCCGGAGCAGATCAGGATCCTGGAAGGGATCTTCAACTCCGGCATGGTGAACCCGCCGCGCGACGAGATCCGCCGCATCCGCCTCCAACTGCAGGAGTACGGGCCCGTCGGCGACGCCAACGTCTTCTACTGGTTCCAGAACCGCAAGTCCCGCACCAAGCACAAGCTGCGCGCCGCGGGGCAGCTGCAGCCGTCGGGCTCGGGCCGCTCCGCCCTGCAGGCGCGCGCGTGCGCCCCGGCGCCCGTGACGCCTCCCAGGAACCTGCAGCTCGCGGCCGCTGCTCCCGTGGCGCCGCCCACGTCCTCGTCCTCGTCGTCCTCCGACCGGTCCTCGGGGTCATCATCGAGCAAGTCGGTGACCGTGACCCCGACGACCGCCGTCGCGCTTGCTTCTCCCGCAGGCGCCGCGCCGGCTGCTGTCTTCCGCCAGCAGGGCGTGATGCCGACGACGGCCATGGACCTGCTTACGCCGCTGCCGTCGTCGTCGGCCGCTCTGGCCGCGCGCCAGCTCTACTATCAGTACCACAGCCAGATCATGGCGCCTGCCGCGCCGCCGATGCCCGATACGGTGATCGCCTCTCCGGAGCAGTTCCTTCCGCAGTGGCAGCAGGGCGGACAGCAGCATTATTACCTGCCGGCCACCGAGCTCGGTGGCGTCCTCGACGGCCACTCCCACCACACACACGAGCCCCCGGCGGCCATACACCGGCCCGTCTCGCTCTCACCCAGCGTGCTCTTTGGCCTGTGCAACGAAGCTCTAAGGCAAGACTACTGCGCCGACATCAGCGTCGTCCCCACCAAGGGACTCGGCCATGGCCACCAGTTCTGGAACAGCACCACCTGCGGCTCTGATATGGGCAATAGCAATAGCAAGATCGACGCCGTGAGCGCCGTGATCAGGGACGACGAGAAGTCCAGGCTGGGGTTACTCCACTACTACGGCTTGGCGGGCGCGACGACGACCGCTGCTGCGGCTGTCGCTCCGGCCCCTCTCGCTGCAGATGCCGCCGCCGGTACGGCCACGCTGCTTCCAAGCTCTGCGGCGAGCGACCAGTTGCAAG GGCTGTTGGATGCTGCTGGGCTGCTGATGGGGGAGACGCCGCCGACGCCGACGGCGACGGTGGTGGCCGTGGCCCGGGACGCCGTGACGTGCGCGGCCACCGCCACCGCGCAGTTCAGCGTGCCGGCGTCGATGCGCCTGGACGTGAGGCTGGCGTTCGGCGAGGCCGCCCTTCTGGCGCGCCACACCGGCGAGGCGGTCCCCGTCGACGAGTCCGGCGTCACGGTGGAGCCGCTCCAGCAGGACACTCTCTACTACGTGCTCATG CAGGCGACTAATAACTGA
- the LOC103630735 gene encoding WUSCHEL-related homeobox 12 isoform 2 (isoform 2 is encoded by transcript variant 2): MASSNRHWPSMYRSSLACNFQQPQPQPDMNNGGKSSLMSSRCEENGGRNPEPRPRWNPRPEQIRILEGIFNSGMVNPPRDEIRRIRLQLQEYGPVGDANVFYWFQNRKSRTKHKLRAAGQLQPSGSGRSALQARACAPAPVTPPRNLQLAAAAPVAPPTSSSSSSSDRSSGSSSSKSVTVTPTTAVALASPAGAAPAAVFRQQGVMPTTAMDLLTPLPSSSAALAARQLYYQYHSQIMAPAAPPMPDTVIASPEQFLPQWQQGGQQHYYLPATELGGVLDGHSHHTHEPPAAIHRPVSLSPSVLFGLCNEALRQDYCADISVVPTKGLGHGHQFWNSTTCGSDMGNSNSKIDAVSAVIRDDEKSRLGLLHYYGLAGATTTAAAAVAPAPLAADAAAGTATLLPSSAASDQLQGLLDAAGLLMGETPPTPTATVVAVARDAVTCAATATAQFSVPASMRLDVRLAFGEAALLARHTGEAVPVDESGVTVEPLQQDTLYYVLMATNN; encoded by the exons ATGGCGTCCTCGAACAGGCACTGGCCGAGCATGTACAGGTCCAGTCTCGCCTGCAACTTCCagcagccgcagccgcagcctgaCATGAACAACGGCGGCAAGTCCTCACTCATGTCCTCAA GGTGCGAGGAGAACGGCGGAAGGAACCCGGAGCCGAGGCCGCGGTGGAACCCGCGGCCGGAGCAGATCAGGATCCTGGAAGGGATCTTCAACTCCGGCATGGTGAACCCGCCGCGCGACGAGATCCGCCGCATCCGCCTCCAACTGCAGGAGTACGGGCCCGTCGGCGACGCCAACGTCTTCTACTGGTTCCAGAACCGCAAGTCCCGCACCAAGCACAAGCTGCGCGCCGCGGGGCAGCTGCAGCCGTCGGGCTCGGGCCGCTCCGCCCTGCAGGCGCGCGCGTGCGCCCCGGCGCCCGTGACGCCTCCCAGGAACCTGCAGCTCGCGGCCGCTGCTCCCGTGGCGCCGCCCACGTCCTCGTCCTCGTCGTCCTCCGACCGGTCCTCGGGGTCATCATCGAGCAAGTCGGTGACCGTGACCCCGACGACCGCCGTCGCGCTTGCTTCTCCCGCAGGCGCCGCGCCGGCTGCTGTCTTCCGCCAGCAGGGCGTGATGCCGACGACGGCCATGGACCTGCTTACGCCGCTGCCGTCGTCGTCGGCCGCTCTGGCCGCGCGCCAGCTCTACTATCAGTACCACAGCCAGATCATGGCGCCTGCCGCGCCGCCGATGCCCGATACGGTGATCGCCTCTCCGGAGCAGTTCCTTCCGCAGTGGCAGCAGGGCGGACAGCAGCATTATTACCTGCCGGCCACCGAGCTCGGTGGCGTCCTCGACGGCCACTCCCACCACACACACGAGCCCCCGGCGGCCATACACCGGCCCGTCTCGCTCTCACCCAGCGTGCTCTTTGGCCTGTGCAACGAAGCTCTAAGGCAAGACTACTGCGCCGACATCAGCGTCGTCCCCACCAAGGGACTCGGCCATGGCCACCAGTTCTGGAACAGCACCACCTGCGGCTCTGATATGGGCAATAGCAATAGCAAGATCGACGCCGTGAGCGCCGTGATCAGGGACGACGAGAAGTCCAGGCTGGGGTTACTCCACTACTACGGCTTGGCGGGCGCGACGACGACCGCTGCTGCGGCTGTCGCTCCGGCCCCTCTCGCTGCAGATGCCGCCGCCGGTACGGCCACGCTGCTTCCAAGCTCTGCGGCGAGCGACCAGTTGCAAG GGCTGTTGGATGCTGCTGGGCTGCTGATGGGGGAGACGCCGCCGACGCCGACGGCGACGGTGGTGGCCGTGGCCCGGGACGCCGTGACGTGCGCGGCCACCGCCACCGCGCAGTTCAGCGTGCCGGCGTCGATGCGCCTGGACGTGAGGCTGGCGTTCGGCGAGGCCGCCCTTCTGGCGCGCCACACCGGCGAGGCGGTCCCCGTCGACGAGTCCGGCGTCACGGTGGAGCCGCTCCAGCAGGACACTCTCTACTACGTGCTCATG GCGACTAATAACTGA